From one Simplicispira suum genomic stretch:
- a CDS encoding nitroreductase: MKVSEAIAKRMSVRAFTQEVPPATTVRSILEAAARAPSGGNLQPWQVHALTGAPLAELLACVAASPPQPEPEYAVYPPSLWEPYRTRRFENGEQLYSTLEIAREDKAARLRQMAKNAQFFGAPVGIFLSIDRRMGPPQWADLGCYLQNVLLLAVEAGLATCPQEYWAFCSEPVKAFLRLSPEQLLFAGIALGYADNDAPINQMRAERAPFDEVVQMRGFEKCW; this comes from the coding sequence ATGAAGGTTTCCGAAGCCATTGCAAAGCGGATGTCGGTGCGCGCCTTCACCCAGGAAGTGCCGCCTGCCACCACGGTGCGCAGCATCCTCGAAGCCGCAGCGCGGGCCCCCTCGGGCGGCAACCTGCAGCCCTGGCAGGTGCATGCACTGACGGGGGCGCCACTGGCTGAGTTGCTGGCCTGTGTTGCGGCCAGTCCGCCGCAGCCCGAACCCGAGTACGCCGTTTACCCGCCGAGCTTGTGGGAACCCTACCGCACGCGCCGCTTTGAGAACGGCGAGCAGCTCTACAGCACCTTGGAAATTGCGCGCGAAGACAAAGCCGCGCGCCTGCGCCAGATGGCAAAAAACGCGCAGTTCTTTGGCGCCCCCGTGGGTATTTTTTTGAGCATCGACCGGCGCATGGGGCCGCCGCAATGGGCAGATCTGGGCTGCTACCTGCAAAACGTGCTGCTGCTGGCGGTGGAGGCCGGCCTCGCCACCTGCCCACAGGAATACTGGGCGTTTTGCTCCGAACCGGTGAAGGCGTTTTTGCGCCTGAGCCCGGAGCAACTCCTGTTTGCCGGGATTGCGCTGGGCTATGCGGACAATGACGCGCCCATTAACCAGATGCGTGCGGAGCGCGCACCCTTCGACGAGGTTGTGCAGATGCGGGGGTTTGAGAAATGCTGGTAA
- a CDS encoding DUF4139 domain-containing protein has translation MSPRPCHSTSRFAALCTAMLLACVASGVQAQAPDPAASRIDKVTLYQGSATVERTLRVPAGAREAQFACLPAALDAQSLQVSGDAGLRIGELRVQTTERALASTCASPLEAKIRSLQDELANVAAAASALKLVDRYLQTVAGGTAAEGSKAVPAGATQIQATADALRRSAEDGQKRAHQLQRDKEALELRLKPLLAERERTAGQRSRVVSVQVQLASEREATLRLVYQVRGPNWQSSYRATLDVDTSKLRLERQAIVAQASGEDWSGVQLRLSTGAPARSTQGRLPPPWTLDLVPPAPPPSPAPVMSLSKGAAAPSAAREANLAEAPLPDFEVQTDEGAYATEFAVPGRTSVPSSGERVTLALGAVDAQVRLLTRTAPAMEQAAYLVAELARPSGVWPAGPVALLQGTRFVGNGRLDFAAASADTATTELAFGRDDQVTVRTDPVQEKRDTAGLTGSRTERTVQSRYRVDNRHAGAIELQVLHAAPVSRDEKIEVSSRYTPQPASLAFANKPGTVLWQQSLAAGASATFAAEHVLSYPKDAPLREHR, from the coding sequence ATGTCGCCCCGCCCGTGTCATTCCACTTCCCGTTTCGCCGCGCTGTGCACGGCCATGCTGCTGGCCTGCGTGGCGTCGGGCGTGCAGGCCCAGGCACCGGACCCCGCCGCCTCGCGCATCGACAAAGTCACGCTCTACCAGGGCAGCGCCACCGTGGAGCGCACGCTGCGTGTGCCGGCCGGCGCGCGCGAGGCGCAATTCGCGTGCCTGCCCGCCGCGCTCGACGCGCAAAGCCTGCAGGTGAGCGGTGACGCCGGCCTGCGCATCGGCGAGCTGCGCGTGCAAACCACCGAGCGTGCCTTGGCCAGCACTTGCGCCAGCCCGCTGGAGGCCAAAATCCGCAGCCTGCAGGACGAGTTGGCCAACGTGGCTGCTGCCGCCAGTGCGCTCAAGCTCGTTGACCGCTACCTGCAGACAGTGGCCGGCGGCACAGCGGCCGAGGGCAGCAAAGCCGTCCCCGCTGGCGCGACGCAAATCCAGGCCACGGCCGACGCCCTGCGCCGCAGCGCCGAAGATGGACAGAAACGCGCACACCAGCTGCAGCGCGACAAGGAAGCGCTGGAGCTGCGCCTCAAGCCCCTGCTGGCAGAGCGCGAACGCACAGCGGGCCAGCGCTCGCGCGTGGTCAGCGTGCAGGTGCAGCTGGCGAGCGAGCGCGAAGCCACCCTGCGTCTGGTCTACCAGGTGCGCGGCCCGAACTGGCAAAGCAGCTACCGCGCCACGCTGGACGTTGACACGTCCAAACTCCGCCTGGAGCGCCAGGCCATCGTGGCCCAGGCCAGTGGCGAGGACTGGAGCGGCGTGCAACTGCGCCTCTCCACTGGCGCGCCGGCGCGCAGCACCCAGGGTCGCTTGCCGCCACCATGGACACTGGATCTCGTCCCGCCCGCACCGCCGCCGTCTCCCGCTCCGGTGATGTCCCTGTCCAAGGGCGCAGCCGCCCCGAGTGCAGCCAGGGAGGCCAACCTGGCCGAGGCCCCGCTGCCCGATTTCGAGGTGCAGACCGACGAGGGCGCCTACGCCACCGAATTTGCCGTGCCGGGCCGCACCAGCGTGCCCAGCAGCGGCGAGCGCGTGACATTGGCGCTGGGCGCAGTCGATGCCCAGGTGCGCTTGCTCACCCGCACCGCCCCCGCCATGGAGCAAGCCGCCTACCTGGTGGCCGAGCTGGCCCGCCCCAGCGGCGTGTGGCCGGCGGGGCCGGTCGCCCTGCTGCAGGGCACGCGCTTTGTCGGCAACGGTCGGCTAGATTTCGCCGCTGCGTCGGCCGACACAGCCACCACCGAACTCGCCTTTGGCCGCGACGACCAGGTCACGGTGCGCACGGATCCGGTGCAGGAGAAGCGCGACACAGCCGGCCTCACGGGTTCGCGCACCGAGCGCACGGTGCAAAGCCGCTACCGCGTGGACAACCGCCACGCGGGCGCCATTGAGCTGCAGGTGCTGCACGCGGCGCCGGTGTCACGCGACGAGAAAATCGAGGTCAGCTCGCGCTACACGCCGCAGCCAGCCAGCCTCGCCTTCGCCAACAAGCCCGGCACCGTGCTGTGGCAGCAAAGCCTGGCGGCCGGCGCAAGCGCAACTTTTGCTGCCGAACATGTACTGAGCTACCCCAAAGACGCGCCGCTGCGCGAACACCGATGA
- a CDS encoding carbon-nitrogen hydrolase family protein — protein sequence MQLTAAVAQTATVMFDTAATVARAESLMHEAAQRGAQVLVFPEAFLGGYPKGADFHIYIGGRTLQGREDFKKYFDAAVTLDGPELARLAKTAGREKLFVCIGIIERDGGTLYCTAVYLGPDGQGEGRVLGHHRKLMPTALERLVWGYGDGSTLNAIETPYGKLGAVICWENYMPAMRMAMYQQRVALYCAPTADDRDSWIASMQHIAMEGRCFVLSSCQHLRRKDFPMDAMHNRLPEAQDTLLMRGGSCIVGPLGQVLAGPVYGEDVLLTAEIDTGDIARAQMDFDPVGHYARPDVFQLAVNTAPQRAVHLAPGASTSADCP from the coding sequence ATGCAGCTGACCGCCGCCGTCGCGCAAACCGCCACCGTCATGTTCGACACCGCCGCCACCGTTGCGCGCGCCGAAAGCCTGATGCACGAAGCCGCGCAGCGCGGCGCGCAGGTGCTGGTGTTTCCCGAAGCCTTCCTGGGTGGCTACCCCAAGGGGGCAGACTTTCACATCTACATCGGCGGCCGCACGCTCCAGGGACGCGAGGATTTCAAGAAATACTTCGACGCTGCCGTGACACTGGACGGCCCGGAGCTCGCCCGCCTCGCCAAGACCGCCGGACGCGAAAAGCTCTTTGTCTGCATCGGCATCATCGAGCGCGATGGTGGCACCTTGTACTGCACCGCCGTCTACCTGGGTCCGGACGGCCAGGGCGAAGGCCGGGTGCTAGGCCACCACCGCAAGCTGATGCCGACCGCACTCGAGCGCCTGGTCTGGGGCTATGGCGACGGCTCGACACTCAATGCCATCGAGACGCCCTACGGCAAGCTCGGCGCAGTGATTTGCTGGGAGAACTACATGCCGGCCATGCGCATGGCCATGTACCAGCAGCGCGTGGCCCTGTACTGCGCCCCCACGGCAGACGACCGCGACAGCTGGATTGCCAGCATGCAGCACATCGCCATGGAAGGCCGCTGCTTTGTGCTCTCCAGCTGCCAGCACCTGCGCCGAAAAGACTTCCCCATGGACGCCATGCACAACCGCCTGCCCGAAGCCCAGGACACACTCCTGATGCGCGGCGGAAGCTGCATCGTCGGCCCGCTGGGCCAGGTGCTTGCGGGGCCGGTGTACGGCGAGGATGTGCTGTTGACCGCAGAGATCGACACCGGCGACATCGCCCGCGCGCAGATGGACTTTGACCCCGTGGGCCACTACGCACGGCCCGACGTGTTCCAGCTGGCGGTGAACACCGCGCCGCAGCGCGCAGTGCATCTGGCGCCCGGGGCCAGCACCTCGGCGGACTGCCCATGA
- a CDS encoding phosphatidylglycerophosphatase A codes for MSPVPLPTVVEVQQTPPPPSPRRPSARFLLAHPAHFIALGFGSGLSPWAPGTVGTLWAWVSWLVLQHWFSVAELGLLIAAGTLVGWWACAVAAHNLGVADPGCIVWDEVLAFWLILWLAMPMGLLGQALAFALFRYFDAAKLGPVGWADKQFKGFGARGAFGILFDDFVAAFCTLLVIALWRF; via the coding sequence ATGAGCCCCGTCCCGCTACCAACGGTGGTCGAGGTGCAGCAGACGCCACCACCGCCCTCCCCGCGCCGCCCCAGCGCCCGTTTTCTGCTGGCGCACCCGGCGCACTTCATCGCGCTGGGCTTTGGCTCGGGCCTCTCGCCCTGGGCACCCGGCACCGTGGGCACGCTGTGGGCGTGGGTGTCCTGGCTGGTGCTGCAACACTGGTTCAGCGTGGCCGAGCTGGGCCTCTTGATTGCTGCCGGCACGCTGGTGGGCTGGTGGGCCTGCGCCGTGGCGGCGCACAACCTGGGCGTGGCCGACCCTGGCTGCATCGTCTGGGACGAGGTGCTGGCCTTCTGGCTCATCCTCTGGTTGGCCATGCCCATGGGGCTGCTCGGCCAAGCTCTCGCCTTTGCGCTGTTTCGGTACTTTGACGCTGCCAAGCTCGGCCCCGTGGGCTGGGCCGACAAACAGTTCAAGGGTTTTGGCGCGCGCGGCGCCTTTGGAATCCTGTTCGATGACTTCGTCGCCGCGTTTTGCACGCTGCTGGTGATTGCGCTCTGGAGATTTTGA
- a CDS encoding LysR family transcriptional regulator: protein MRQGFDWRLIPSFLAALDHGSLLGAARALHASQPTIGRHIAELEAQLGLVLFERTGRGLVPTSTALRLAESARAMEAGADQLARSVSGSQAGVSGTVRISASQPVACMLLPPLLARMRLELPEIQVELVASNAVTNLLRREADIALRMVRPDQASLVAKRIGKVSLGTYAHRDYLRRRGTPRQPADLLQHDVLGNDLDVDIARGFADMGFAVEREQFALRTDDLIAYWQLVRSGLGIGFLADYMARTDPNLVALLPMLKLPELPIWLTVHREIRSSQRIRAVYDFLAEAVPEAL, encoded by the coding sequence ATGAGACAAGGCTTTGACTGGCGCCTCATCCCCTCTTTTCTGGCGGCGCTGGACCACGGCAGCCTGCTGGGAGCGGCGCGCGCGCTGCACGCCAGCCAGCCCACCATCGGCCGCCACATCGCCGAACTCGAAGCGCAGTTGGGACTGGTGCTGTTTGAGCGCACCGGCCGGGGCCTGGTGCCCACGTCCACCGCTCTGCGCCTCGCCGAATCAGCGCGCGCCATGGAGGCCGGCGCAGACCAGCTGGCGCGCAGCGTCTCAGGGTCGCAGGCGGGCGTGAGCGGTACGGTGCGCATCAGCGCCAGCCAGCCCGTGGCCTGCATGCTGCTGCCGCCTCTTCTCGCCCGCATGCGGCTCGAACTCCCCGAAATTCAGGTGGAGCTGGTGGCCAGCAATGCCGTGACCAATCTGCTTCGCCGCGAAGCCGACATTGCGCTGCGCATGGTGCGGCCCGACCAGGCCAGCCTGGTAGCCAAGCGCATCGGCAAGGTCAGCCTGGGCACCTACGCCCACCGCGACTACCTGCGCCGCCGCGGCACACCGCGCCAGCCAGCAGATCTGCTGCAGCACGATGTATTGGGCAACGACCTCGATGTCGACATTGCGCGCGGGTTTGCCGACATGGGCTTTGCGGTGGAGCGCGAGCAATTCGCGCTGCGCACCGACGACCTCATCGCCTACTGGCAACTGGTGCGCAGCGGTCTGGGCATCGGCTTCCTGGCCGACTATATGGCGCGCACCGACCCGAACCTGGTGGCGCTGCTGCCCATGCTCAAGCTGCCCGAGCTGCCAATCTGGCTCACGGTGCACCGCGAGATACGCAGCAGCCAGCGCATCCGGGCGGTCTACGATTTTCTGGCCGAAGCGGTGCCTGAGGCGCTTTAG
- a CDS encoding acyltransferase family protein: MHSSTTYSLSHPKYRADIDGLRAIAVLSVVVFHAAPNWMQGGFIGVDIFFVISGFLISTIIFNSLKAQSFSLLEFYARRVKRIFPALFIVLAACYAVGWYVLFADEFAHLGMHTSAGAFFVSNLALWSETGPLDKPASAKPLFHLWSLGIEEQFYIVWPALLVLAWKGRYNLLTLTLVFATASLAWNLQASVKQPATTFFSPQTRFWELLCGGLLAWASLHQHPAVAGLQSKLDRGIHRTLYRSEPMGDGLALANALALVGAALLAFGFLKIEPALGYPGKWAIVPVLGAVLIISAGPQAWFNRVVLSNRWAVWFGLISFPLYLWHSPLLSYAHIMEGGNPRADIRLGAVALSIVLAWLTYRLVERRVRFAKHRLVVPVLCALMGAIGALGWYTSSQNGFAFRLNSKVDLALLSQTIEPSNTRLSDGSCEKFLDFSIGPGAVCLANTSAPEVLFVGDSHAMSLNSAAVLGKVSIQSMLIGNHGCPPLMNHSVMDGKVNKGCNALPEEALKVLARFPTIQTVVLESRGPMYFSGSGYGIEGPNNYSIFALDGSAATQAQMFQQGYSQFVKALLLRQKKVVFVIGSPELGEEPRGCIVTRPVSLLNKTLSSCSQDKSKVDERQAVYRNLVENIQADNPGLQVYDPIDLFCDDAQCYGLRNGKLLYWDDDHISTWASELVLNDMRKQKLLP; this comes from the coding sequence ATGCATTCTTCTACCACCTATTCTTTATCGCATCCAAAGTATCGCGCGGATATTGACGGACTACGGGCAATTGCTGTGCTGTCGGTGGTTGTCTTTCACGCCGCACCGAACTGGATGCAGGGTGGATTCATCGGAGTCGATATCTTTTTTGTGATTTCGGGCTTCTTGATTTCGACCATCATTTTCAACAGCCTGAAAGCACAATCCTTCAGCTTGCTGGAGTTCTACGCCCGCCGCGTCAAACGCATTTTTCCCGCGCTGTTCATCGTGCTTGCGGCCTGCTATGCGGTGGGCTGGTATGTCTTGTTCGCCGACGAGTTTGCCCACCTTGGAATGCATACCAGCGCAGGCGCCTTTTTCGTCTCCAACCTTGCGCTGTGGAGCGAAACAGGACCTCTCGACAAACCCGCCTCAGCCAAACCGTTGTTTCATTTGTGGAGCCTCGGAATTGAAGAGCAGTTCTATATCGTGTGGCCCGCGCTGCTGGTACTTGCCTGGAAAGGAAGATACAACCTGTTGACGCTGACCTTGGTGTTTGCCACCGCGTCCCTGGCATGGAATCTGCAAGCAAGCGTCAAGCAGCCCGCCACCACCTTCTTTTCACCACAGACCCGATTTTGGGAGCTTCTATGTGGCGGTCTCCTGGCTTGGGCTTCCCTTCATCAGCACCCCGCTGTCGCAGGACTCCAAAGCAAGCTCGACCGAGGCATTCACCGCACGCTGTACCGCAGCGAGCCCATGGGAGACGGTCTTGCATTGGCCAACGCCCTCGCTCTGGTGGGCGCTGCGCTGCTGGCATTCGGTTTTCTGAAAATCGAACCAGCGCTCGGCTATCCCGGCAAATGGGCCATCGTCCCTGTTCTGGGTGCCGTGCTGATCATTTCGGCCGGCCCTCAGGCCTGGTTCAATCGGGTCGTGCTCTCCAATCGCTGGGCAGTCTGGTTTGGTTTGATCAGCTTTCCGCTGTATTTATGGCACTCGCCGCTGCTGTCATACGCGCACATCATGGAAGGAGGGAACCCGCGCGCAGACATCCGCCTCGGCGCGGTGGCGCTGTCCATTGTGCTGGCGTGGCTCACGTATCGGCTTGTCGAGCGGCGCGTGCGCTTTGCCAAGCATCGGCTGGTGGTCCCGGTGCTGTGCGCGCTCATGGGCGCCATCGGTGCTTTGGGTTGGTACACCAGCAGCCAAAACGGCTTTGCATTCAGGCTGAATTCAAAAGTGGACCTCGCACTGCTGAGCCAGACCATCGAGCCATCAAACACGCGGCTGTCCGATGGATCCTGCGAAAAATTTCTTGATTTCTCAATAGGACCTGGCGCGGTCTGCCTTGCGAACACCTCTGCTCCAGAAGTGCTGTTCGTGGGAGACAGCCACGCCATGTCCCTGAACAGCGCTGCTGTGTTAGGCAAGGTGTCGATCCAGTCCATGCTGATCGGAAACCACGGCTGCCCGCCACTCATGAACCACTCCGTGATGGATGGCAAGGTGAACAAAGGCTGCAATGCCCTGCCGGAGGAGGCGCTGAAGGTGCTCGCGCGGTTCCCGACCATCCAAACAGTAGTCCTTGAATCGCGAGGCCCGATGTACTTCTCCGGGTCTGGCTACGGGATAGAAGGCCCGAACAACTACTCGATTTTTGCGTTGGATGGATCTGCCGCCACGCAAGCGCAAATGTTTCAACAGGGTTATTCGCAGTTCGTGAAGGCGCTGTTGTTGCGACAGAAGAAGGTCGTTTTTGTGATCGGCTCCCCAGAACTGGGAGAGGAGCCCAGAGGTTGCATCGTCACGCGCCCCGTGTCTCTCTTGAACAAAACCCTCTCCAGCTGCAGCCAGGACAAATCCAAAGTCGATGAAAGGCAGGCGGTGTACCGCAACCTGGTGGAGAACATCCAGGCAGACAACCCGGGGCTCCAGGTGTACGACCCTATTGACCTCTTCTGCGACGATGCGCAGTGCTACGGCTTGCGCAACGGAAAACTACTCTATTGGGACGATGATCACATTTCCACCTGGGCCAGCGAACTGGTTTTGAATGACATGCGCAAGCAAAAGCTCCTGCCATAA
- a CDS encoding PIN domain-containing protein, whose amino-acid sequence MTVGLPAAGSRRALVLDTNIVLDLLVFADPATAPLPGLLASGALHWIATAGMRSELARVLGYAQIASRVAFYGFTPESVLARFDAAVQTVAPGPRASAVCKDTDDQPFIDLAVARGAILLSKDRAVLQLRKRLQPLGVELGRAMEARA is encoded by the coding sequence ATGACGGTCGGGCTGCCAGCAGCAGGCAGCCGCCGCGCGCTGGTGCTGGACACCAACATCGTGCTCGACTTGCTGGTGTTTGCCGATCCTGCAACCGCACCGCTGCCCGGCTTGTTGGCTTCGGGCGCGCTGCACTGGATAGCGACGGCCGGCATGCGCAGCGAACTGGCACGCGTGCTTGGCTATGCGCAGATTGCATCGCGCGTCGCGTTCTACGGCTTCACGCCCGAGAGTGTGCTGGCGCGATTTGACGCCGCTGTGCAGACCGTGGCACCTGGGCCGCGCGCCAGCGCGGTTTGCAAGGACACCGATGATCAGCCTTTTATCGACTTGGCCGTGGCGCGTGGCGCAATCTTGCTGAGCAAGGACCGGGCGGTGCTGCAGTTGCGCAAGCGCTTGCAGCCGCTCGGGGTCGAGCTTGGCCGCGCTATGGAAGCGCGCGCCTGA
- a CDS encoding UPF0149 family protein, whose translation MTEATPEPSAHRTPALAPEDLEALDDLLDELRTRLDETPQWEFCDGFLTALVCSRRAIPQAEYLSMLLGDGENIDLPEGDALPLLPMFADAEQQARFLALWQRRWDEVTLALDTPVEALDDPRTLEPEVMDVRGALLALPEADRPPLDDEEIPSFAQVWALGFMFAVENWPEDWAPPREREHAQWLDDALDSIVALTEDDTAQASINMYSEDGAPSVSETRVELFGEAIWAVYDLRQLWKSLGPRVETVRKAPEPGRNDPCWCGSGKKFKKCHGA comes from the coding sequence ATGACCGAAGCCACCCCCGAACCCAGCGCCCACCGGACGCCTGCGCTCGCGCCCGAAGACCTGGAGGCGCTCGACGACCTGCTGGACGAACTGCGCACGCGCCTGGACGAAACCCCGCAATGGGAGTTCTGCGATGGTTTTCTGACCGCCCTGGTCTGCAGCCGCCGCGCCATTCCCCAAGCCGAATACCTGTCCATGCTGCTGGGCGATGGAGAAAACATTGACCTGCCCGAGGGCGACGCCCTGCCGCTGCTGCCGATGTTTGCCGACGCGGAGCAGCAAGCGCGTTTCCTGGCGCTCTGGCAGCGCCGCTGGGACGAAGTGACGCTGGCGCTCGATACGCCGGTGGAAGCGCTCGACGACCCGCGCACCCTGGAGCCCGAGGTGATGGACGTGCGCGGCGCGCTGCTGGCGCTGCCCGAAGCGGATCGCCCGCCGCTGGACGACGAAGAAATCCCCTCGTTTGCGCAGGTCTGGGCGCTGGGTTTCATGTTCGCGGTGGAAAACTGGCCCGAGGACTGGGCGCCGCCGCGCGAGCGCGAGCACGCACAGTGGCTCGACGATGCACTCGACTCCATCGTCGCGTTGACCGAGGACGACACTGCGCAGGCCAGCATCAACATGTATTCCGAAGACGGCGCGCCTTCGGTCAGCGAAACCCGCGTGGAGCTGTTTGGCGAAGCCATCTGGGCGGTGTACGACCTGCGCCAGCTTTGGAAGAGCCTGGGCCCGCGTGTGGAGACGGTGCGCAAGGCGCCCGAGCCGGGGCGCAACGATCCCTGCTGGTGCGGCAGCGGCAAGAAGTTCAAAAAGTGCCACGGCGCCTGA
- a CDS encoding THUMP domain-containing class I SAM-dependent RNA methyltransferase codes for MNQLQLFLPCAAGVEGFLADEVHQITGLTGNDLLVGRGGVLLKASWRDALLLNLKSRLAQRVLVQLAQGLYRNENDIYALASSIAWEIWFTPRQSFKVEVTAQHSPLTSLNFAALRTKDAVADRFRAKAGVRPDVDTQWPDVRVHLHLTTDEATVYIDTSGEPLFKRGWRNVRDGGAKGDAPLKETLAAAMIAATGWDPHGEAPLPLYDPCCGSGTVLIEAAQMACRIAPGLQRRFAFEKLLPFQAHVWGAIKEEANSAITACATGIFGSDISHRMVDFAEHNAQRAGVAGALQLRGGDALQRMPPCEEPGIMLLNPPYGERIAAAGSAGQNARERAQQRAQGAAVGREAAEVPGAEGAGGDGSEFFQQLASHWKKNYTGWQAWMLTPDLKLPGKMRLKESRRVPMWNGPIECRLFRFDLIRGSLRSRSVDALAPAPADGT; via the coding sequence ATGAATCAGCTACAACTTTTCTTGCCCTGCGCCGCCGGCGTCGAGGGTTTTCTGGCCGACGAGGTGCACCAGATCACTGGGCTCACCGGCAACGATCTGCTGGTGGGACGCGGCGGCGTGCTGCTCAAGGCTTCTTGGCGCGATGCGCTCTTGCTCAACCTGAAAAGCCGTCTGGCGCAGCGCGTGCTGGTGCAGCTGGCCCAGGGTTTGTACCGCAACGAGAACGATATTTACGCCCTGGCGTCCAGCATTGCATGGGAAATCTGGTTCACGCCGCGCCAGAGCTTCAAGGTGGAGGTCACGGCCCAGCACAGCCCGCTGACCAGCCTGAACTTTGCCGCGCTGCGCACCAAGGACGCCGTGGCGGACCGCTTTCGTGCCAAGGCTGGCGTGCGCCCCGACGTGGACACGCAGTGGCCCGACGTGCGCGTGCACCTGCACCTGACCACCGACGAAGCCACGGTCTACATCGACACCTCCGGCGAGCCGCTGTTCAAGCGCGGCTGGCGCAACGTGCGCGACGGCGGGGCCAAAGGCGACGCCCCGCTCAAAGAGACGCTCGCCGCCGCCATGATCGCCGCCACCGGCTGGGATCCGCACGGCGAGGCGCCCCTGCCGCTCTACGACCCCTGCTGCGGCAGCGGCACGGTGCTGATCGAAGCCGCCCAAATGGCCTGCCGCATCGCGCCGGGCCTGCAACGGCGCTTTGCCTTTGAAAAATTGCTGCCGTTTCAGGCGCATGTCTGGGGTGCTATCAAAGAAGAAGCTAATAGCGCAATTACTGCCTGCGCTACGGGCATATTTGGCAGTGATATTTCACACCGCATGGTCGATTTTGCCGAGCACAACGCCCAGCGCGCTGGCGTCGCGGGCGCGCTGCAACTGCGCGGCGGCGACGCCCTGCAGCGCATGCCGCCCTGCGAGGAGCCGGGGATCATGCTGCTCAACCCGCCGTATGGTGAGCGCATCGCCGCCGCAGGCAGCGCGGGCCAGAACGCGCGCGAGCGCGCCCAGCAGCGCGCGCAGGGCGCGGCGGTGGGCCGGGAAGCGGCAGAAGTACCGGGCGCGGAGGGGGCTGGGGGAGACGGCAGCGAATTCTTCCAGCAGCTTGCCAGCCACTGGAAGAAAAACTACACCGGCTGGCAGGCCTGGATGCTCACGCCCGACTTGAAGCTCCCCGGCAAGATGCGTCTGAAGGAGTCGCGCCGTGTCCCGATGTGGAACGGCCCCATCGAATGCCGGCTGTTTCGCTTTGACCTGATTCGCGGCAGCCTGCGCAGCCGGTCCGTCGATGCGCTTGCTCCCGCTCCGGCCGATGGCACATGA
- a CDS encoding CinA family protein, producing the protein MSLESLMNQELQALSPSALEADLAHISSALLARGEMLATAESCTGGLIAAACTALAGSSQWFERGFVSYSNAAKSELLGVDPALIAQHGAVSEPVVRAMAEGALAHSAAQASLAVTGIAGPTGGSADKPVGMVWFGWCVAGRTHSEVQRFAGDRAAVRAATVAHAVAQLKTLLL; encoded by the coding sequence ATGAGTCTGGAATCACTCATGAATCAGGAGCTGCAAGCGCTTTCCCCGTCTGCGCTAGAGGCTGATTTGGCTCATATTTCTTCTGCCCTGCTCGCACGCGGCGAAATGCTCGCTACCGCAGAGAGCTGCACCGGCGGGCTGATTGCTGCAGCCTGCACCGCACTCGCCGGCTCCAGCCAGTGGTTCGAGCGCGGCTTCGTCAGCTATTCCAACGCCGCCAAGAGCGAGCTTCTGGGCGTGGACCCGGCACTGATCGCGCAGCACGGCGCGGTCAGCGAGCCCGTGGTGCGCGCCATGGCCGAAGGCGCGCTGGCGCATTCGGCCGCGCAGGCCAGCCTGGCGGTCACCGGCATCGCCGGCCCCACGGGCGGCAGTGCCGACAAGCCCGTGGGCATGGTGTGGTTCGGGTGGTGCGTGGCCGGCCGAACGCACAGCGAGGTCCAGCGCTTTGCCGGGGACCGCGCAGCGGTGCGCGCTGCCACGGTGGCCCATGCGGTAGCGCAGCTGAAGACGCTGCTGCTGTGA